A region of the bacterium genome:
CTATTTCATGTTCCGGACGATTTAGCTGGCTATGCGCTCCATTTTATAAATACGGCAACGAACGCAAAGGGCGACCGACTCCCTTGCGAGGCGCGCTCCCCGGGGCCCCCCGATCCCCGGGTCGTATTCCTTCCTTGACCGACATGGGGGCAAACTTGGACATCGCCAGGGGGATGCGTTACATTGGATGTTGCATACGGAGGGCCCCCCGATGCTCGTCGGAAAACGTATGACGCGGAACCCGAAGACGGTGTCCCCGGACGACCCGCTCTCGCTCGCCGCGGGGATCCTTCGGGAGCACCGGTTCCACCATCTTCCGGTGGTCGAGGAGGGGAGACTGGTCGGGATCCTGTCCGACACGGACCTGCGGAACGCCTCGTACGCTCCGATGCCCTCGGAAAAGGAAGGGGGGGCGGTGGGGGACCGGCCGGTCCGGGAGGCGATGCGGACGGAGGTCTGGTCCGTCACCCCCGACGATTCGGTCGAGGACGCGCTCCTCATCCTGGCCCGGGAGAAATTCGGCGCCCTCCCGGTCCTCTCCGGGGACCGCCTGGTGGGGATCATCACGAGAGCGGACCTGCTGAACGCCTTCGTCGACCTCCTCGACGTGAACGAGGTCTGCTTCTGCGTCGACGTCACCTTCCCCCGGAACATGGCCCGGTTCGAGGAGCTGATCGACACCTTCGCGGGGATCGGCGTCGAGGTCCGCAGCGTCCTGATCGCTCCCCAGGGCGAGGTCGGGGCGCTGAACGCCCACCTGCGGGTCGCAACGATCGACGGCCCGGCGGTGCGCCGGGCTCTCCGCGCCCGCGGGTTCACGATCTCGGAGCAAGTTTCCCGCCTCTGAACTCCGTCCCCCTATTCCGCATCGAAACGAAAAGGGAGGAGGGAGTACGATGCAAGAGGAATCCCCATCTTCCGGCCGGTGCGAGGTAGGCGCCGCCGGCAGGTCGGACGTGGATCTGCTGGACGCGTACTCCCGGGCCGTCACCACGGTGGTTGAGGCGGTGGGGCCCGCGGTGGTCAGCATATCGGTGGGCCATGAATCGGCGGACGGGAACGATGCGGAGCCGATGGGGGCCGGTTCCGGGATCCTGCTGACGCCCGACGGCTACGTCCTCACCAATCACCACGTGGTCAGGGAAGCGAACCGCATGCGGCTCACGCTGACGGATGGCGCGCGCCTCGGCGCGGCCCCGGTCGGCACGGATCCGCCGAACGACCTCGCGGTGGTCCGCGCGGACGGCTCCGGGCTTCCGTACGCCGCGCTGGGCGACTCCGCGGCCCTCAAGGTGGGGCAATTGGTGATCGCCATCGGCAATCCGTTCGGATTCCAATTCAGCGTCTCCACCGGCGTGGTGAGCGCCACGGGTCGAGGGATGCGCAGCATCGACCGGAGGCTCATCGAGAACGTAATCCAGCATACCGCCCCCCTGAACCCCGGCAACTCCGGGGGGCCGCTGGTCGATTCGAGGGGCCGGGTCGTCGGGATCAACACGGCGATCATCGCGGCGGCGCAGGGGCTCGGCTTCGCGGTGCCGTCGAACACGGTGCGCCACGTGGTGTCGCAGATCCTCGCGCACGGAAGGGTGCGCAGGGGGTACCTCGGGATCGGCGGGCGGCAGAGACCCCTGTCGAGGCGGATGGTGAGGTACTTCGGGCTTCCGCGGGAATCCGGGGTCGAGGTGGTTTCGCTCGACCCGCGAGGGCCGGCGGGCGGCTCCGGAATCCGGCCGGGCGACATCGTGGTGGGGATGAACGGCCATCCGGTCGAGAGTGTCGACGACCTTCACCGGCTGCTGTCGGAGGTGGTGGTCGGGGGACCGGCGCGGATCGACGTGCTGCGCGGAACGGAGCGGACGGCCGTGGAGGTGATGATCGCGGAGGCGGCGGCGTAACCCCGCCCGGGAAAGGCCGCCTCCGCCTCGCGGCCACCGTGTCACCCCTTCCTGTTTCTTTATCACTTTCCAGATTCCTTCTTGCCCTTCGCAGGAAGCCTTCCTCACCGATTCATGTGGCAGGGCAGTTGCACCGCATGGGGTCCTCCTTGTCGAACAGAAATCGCGCGGGAAGGACCTCGACCGGGCATATGCACAGGCGACTGACTACTTCCCGGGGCTGAAGGAGCGGGACTTACCCCGGTACGTCCTGGTTTCGGACTTCGCCCGCTTCCGTCTGTACGATCTTGAAACCGGGGAACCCAACGAATTCCCCCTCCGTGATCTTCACAAGAACATCCGCCGGTTCGGGTTCATCGCGGGGTACCAGCCGCACGAGATTCGCCCGCAGGACCCGGCAAATATTATGGCGGCCGAGCGGTGCGCTATCCGGCGTTATTCACGGAGGACAGACAGCCGGACTCCGATTTTTTGCTGATTCCGCTTCATACATCGGAAACTCGCACATATATTCCATTCGGCTTCTTCGACAAGAATTCCATCGTTGCTAACTCTAGTTCGTGCGTGCCGAACGCCACCGTGTATCACTTCGGTGTACTGTCGTCGATGATGCATATGGCTTGGGTGCGTCATGTTTGTGGGCGGATAAAAAGCGACTATCGCTATTCCGGCACCCTCGTTTACAACAACTTCCCGTGGCCGGAACCGACGGAGAC
Encoded here:
- a CDS encoding trypsin-like peptidase domain-containing protein, producing MQEESPSSGRCEVGAAGRSDVDLLDAYSRAVTTVVEAVGPAVVSISVGHESADGNDAEPMGAGSGILLTPDGYVLTNHHVVREANRMRLTLTDGARLGAAPVGTDPPNDLAVVRADGSGLPYAALGDSAALKVGQLVIAIGNPFGFQFSVSTGVVSATGRGMRSIDRRLIENVIQHTAPLNPGNSGGPLVDSRGRVVGINTAIIAAAQGLGFAVPSNTVRHVVSQILAHGRVRRGYLGIGGRQRPLSRRMVRYFGLPRESGVEVVSLDPRGPAGGSGIRPGDIVVGMNGHPVESVDDLHRLLSEVVVGGPARIDVLRGTERTAVEVMIAEAAA
- a CDS encoding CBS domain-containing protein gives rise to the protein MLVGKRMTRNPKTVSPDDPLSLAAGILREHRFHHLPVVEEGRLVGILSDTDLRNASYAPMPSEKEGGAVGDRPVREAMRTEVWSVTPDDSVEDALLILAREKFGALPVLSGDRLVGIITRADLLNAFVDLLDVNEVCFCVDVTFPRNMARFEELIDTFAGIGVEVRSVLIAPQGEVGALNAHLRVATIDGPAVRRALRARGFTISEQVSRL